In one window of Zingiber officinale cultivar Zhangliang chromosome 11A, Zo_v1.1, whole genome shotgun sequence DNA:
- the LOC122031421 gene encoding auxin-responsive protein IAA27-like — translation MSSTVEHDYIGLSERNSSAGGVEGGVLNLKATELRLGLPGSESPHRVEKIGLTLDLLPKSFVSGAKRGFSDANDGGGTWGFAAEGGGSEVNSVKGGGLFSGRGEVASGGSAGQLSGQGNVGKDLAVKAAGQERKVTPKGCGSVGNDSSVALAAK, via the coding sequence ATGTCGTCGACGGTGGAGCATGATTACATAGGTCTATCGGAGCGGAACTCCTCTGCCGGCGGAGTCGAGGGAGGGGTTCTGAACCTCAAGGCCACGGAACTCAGGTTGGGGCTGCCTGGGTCGGAGTCGCCCCACCGCGTGGAGAAGATCGGGCTCACCCTGGATTTGCTCCCCAAGAGCTTCGTCTCCGGTGCCAAGAGGGGGTTCTCCGACGCCAACGATGGGGGCGGGACGTGGGGATTTGCCGCCGAAGGTGGCGGATCTGAAGTGAACTCGGTAAAAGGTGGCGGCTTGTTTTCGGGGAGAGGGGAGGTTGCGTCCGGTGGCAGTGCAGGGCAGCTTTCTGGGCAAGGGAATGTGGGGAAGGACCTAGCGGTGAAAGCGGCTGGGCAGGAGCGGAAGGTCACCCCGAAGGGCTGTGGTTCTGTTGGGAATGATAGTTCGGTAGCTCTTGCAGCGAAGTAA